Proteins encoded by one window of Microplitis mediator isolate UGA2020A chromosome 1, iyMicMedi2.1, whole genome shotgun sequence:
- the LOC130667451 gene encoding protein expanded, translating into MRGSGVTAARSCLQPLVSASRYLAVHALPGDPLYFVVEAKSRVKEVYAQTCVLLGQQGMRDCELFGLAILSDGEYLFVDPESKLSKYAPKNWRSSHTYGLDSSGRPAFVLYFRVRYYIDTPLLLSDETTRHHYYLQLRDNVVRHGGGVESLHPHHPLHTPEIVSPLLVLAGLALQADMGDYSEERHRPHAGSVGYCKPTDYLPPHMCLEANVLNVLASQHRDNRGLSREEAELQYIREAVLLEAPLNAHLYRLRRTKGEVGPGRILLAICARGVRIYTEQETPRIFAWNNIGKLCFDRKKFEIRAVDQPDKLTLYSGCDDKSKLLLGLCRDTHQFSMAIAPRVTEARRREEEERKVLRDCYMYPARCKLSMTARGSRRDQRISVISSTSSNTTSGIVSDRVHSEDEPDTAPASTECLARLTENSTPLTSDEQSRSSSPITSPADEVDGNDTTFTSNTATRRSATNPGCTEGSQCSSSCSTVVINPLTNNSVTSRPRRASASSSLELGYSHTAQNSAVSSESASFPGVIYDRCKKAGKSFADNNSSSTLNVDEGFTGTDIASETSGVYTMRSSAIQDERITELYSPSGDANESISTSDVCTLSSVQSTTDEASVTSGFYTIHSELRSENSDVYTEDANQDDQEPIYSICKGDDEDLTSSIGLSNGNIDQHLDDLRSRSNSILSTGSFRGDGSDPPGMGPLLSADELSDLIVGRYPPRKTISNSMDSDCDYVTMPPPPAPPPRIDSNERQLPTPPPYPSNIDYKSISSSRATIPSGAEREPPPPPPYNAPRVDFVPLPPRRSEPPPPPPPYTSPRERIQIPPPTPPRNDAVTPREPPPPPPYPQITVACQEAISKLYPNAGEELSRMASIKNNRSSINITKNSILTTPTKSCSIASEAPPALAPKPPPRIQPPTYPGDKMKPTPVHAPVAALVVGPNNYLDVHASRSGPVLLPYLGSPTPQPPPPPPPPMVHTRQPPPPPPSLATVYTSQVARSQIEQYRQQLYSDVDYVMFPLKDPAISKQEYIDVKQGSLLSGLTAAYPPPPYPSFNNKSSVVYRSTPYLPGSSFSSSNSKYASNLNLSDTSSNYPVHGNLSSHYAASTSSLYSGATCSSSVGSHSLRREPSVPANPYTHNTFSRTRSDENILKCFEAPAASKLQSLPQTKHRRLPPPPPPPPYEIQNLEKNQPLPSASSAPCPPTTTTTTSIADNEGSKEDGMLDIRTLREKSRNLDLPLISALCNDRYLLKQTKAFVLPKHPVESSSSSSASLSAAAASSSSSSAMTTTPATASSSGKNSIGLSRDTNTSSISSRNKYPVSGLSTTQIAKPPRKLSASTHRHPSEIKGNSYMINSPITKVSSSPGKKDPTRASHS; encoded by the exons acGGCGAGTACCTGTTTGTGGATCCCGAGAGTAAGCTCAGCAAGTACGCGCCTAAAAATTGGCGAAGCTCCCATACTTAC gGCTTGGATAGCAGCGGACGACCAGCCTTTGTGCTCTACTTTCGCGTTAGATATTACATTGATACTCCATTATTATTAag cGATGAAACAACACGGCATCACTACTACCTGCAGCTGCGTGACAATGTTGTCCGGCATGGAGGCGGGGTGGAGAGTCTCCACCCTCACCATCCCCTACACACACCGGAGATCGTCAGCCCGCTGTTGGTCCTCGCGGGTCTCGCGTTGCAGGCAGACATGGGGGACTACAGCGAGGAACGTCACCGTCCCCACGCCGGTAGTGTCGGATACTGCAAGCCCACAGACTACTTGCCGCCACACATGTGTCTGGAGGCCAACGTCCTCAACGTGCTTGCGTCCCAGCACCGGGACAATCGCGGACTCTCAAGGGAAGAAGCAGAGCTCCAGTACATACGCGAGGCTGTCCTCTTGGAGGCGCCGCTCAATGCTCACCTCTACCGGCTGCGACGGACCAAAGGGGAGGTCGGCCCCGGTCGCATTCTCCTCGCGATCTGCGCCCGCGGAGTCAGAATTTACACTGAACAAGAGACTCCACGGATTTTTGCCTGGAACAACATCGGCAAGCTCTGCTTTGACCGcaagaaatttgaaattcgcGCGGTCGATCAGCCAGACAAACTCACCCTTTACAGTGGATGCGACGACAAGAGCAAGCTGCTGCTCGGATTGTGTCGCGACACCCATCAGTTTTCAATGGCCATAGCGCCTCGTGTCACTGAGGCGCGCAGACGCGAGGAAGAGGAACGCAAAGTATTGCGTGACTGCTACATGTACCCAGCTAGATGTAAATTGAGTATGACGGCCCGCGGTTCACGTCGCGATCAGCGCATATCCGTTATCTCGAGCACTTCGTCAAATACGACCTCGGGTATCGTCAGTGATCGCGTGCACAGCGAAGACGAACCTGACACTGCACCCGCCTCGACAGAGTGTCTTGCTCGACTCACTGAAAACTCAACACCGCTGACCAGCGACGAGCAATCGCGTTCCTCATCGCCCATCACTTCACCCGCTGATGAAGTTGACGGTAATGATACGACATTTACCAGCAACACCGCCACCAGGCGCTCGGCAACCAATCCCGGGTGCACTGAAGGCTCTCAGTGCAGCAGCAGTTGCAGTACTGTTGTAATAAATCCACTCACCAATAATTCCGTGACCTCAAGACCTAGACGTGCATCTGCTAGCTCTAGTCTTGAATTGGGATACTCACACACCGCTCAAAACTCAGCGGTCTCTTCTGAATCCGCCAGTTTTCCCGGTGTCATTTACGACAGGTGCAAGAAAGCTGGCAAGTCATTTGCGGACAACAACAGCAGCTCGACTTTGAATGTCGACGAGGGATTCACTGGGACGGACATTGCCAGCGAGACCAGTGGAGTCTACACAATGAGGAGCAGCGCGATACAGGACGAGAGGATAACAGAATTATACTCACCGAGCGGTGACGCTAACGAGTCAATATCAACCAGTGACGTATGTACATTGAGTTCGGTTCAGTCTACAACTGATGAGGCATCTGTTACCTCGGGCTTCTACACCATTCACAGCGAATTGAGGTCAGAGAATAGTGACGTTTACACTGAGGATGCCAATCAAGATGATCAAGAACCTATATACAGTATTTGTAAAGGCGACGATGAAGATCTGACAAGTTCAATTGGCCTGTCCAACGGCAACATCGATCAGCATCTAGATGACTTACGATCACGAAGCAACAGCATTCTGAGTACCGGAAGTTTTCGTGGTGACGGAAGTGATCCTCCGGGAATGGGACCGCTGCTGTCTGCTGATGAACTTTCTGACTTAATTGTCGGCCGCTATCCCCCACGTAAAACAATAAGTAACTCTATGGACTCTGATTGTGATTACGTGACAATGCCACCGCCACCTGCTCCGCCGCCAAGAATTGACAGCAATGAACGGCAATTACCGACCCCACCTCCCTACCCGTCTAATATTGACTACAAATCAATAAGCTCGTCACGTGCTACGATACCATCTGGAGCTGAAAGAGAGCCTCCACCACCGCCTCCTTACAACGCTCCGCGAGTTGACTTCGTTCCTCTCCCCCCTAGAAGAAGCGAACCACCACCTCCACCTCCTCCATACACGTCTCCACGCGAGCGTATACAAATTCCCCCGCCCACTCCACCGAGAAACGATGCAGTTACTCCTCGTGAGCCACCACCGCCTCCTCCATACCCGCAAATTACAGTCGCGTGTCAAGAAGCCATTTCAAAGTTGTATCCGAATGCCGGCGAGGAATTATCGCGAATGGctagtattaaaaataatcgttcCTCTATAAATATAACGAAGAATTCAATTCTTACAACACCTACCAAGTCTTGTTCGATAGCCAGTGAAGCGCCACCGGCATTGGCACCAAAACCACCGCCGAGAATTCAGCCACCAACTTACCCCGGTGACAAAATGAAGCCAACGCCAGTTCACGCACCCGTAGCTGCGCTAGTGGTTGGCCCCAATAATTATCTAGATGTCCACGCGTCACGAAGTGGCCCCGTTTTGCTTCCATATCTGGGCTCTCCGACACCCCAACCGCCTCCTCCCCCTCCGCCGCCGATGGTTCACACGCGGCAACCACCCCCGCCACCGCCCAGTTTGGCGACCGTGTACACTAGCCAAGTAGCGCGATCTCAGATAGAGCAGTACCGTCAGCAGCTCTACTCTGATGTCGACTACGTAATGTTCCCGCTGAAAGACCCAGCGATATCAAAACAGGAGTACATTGACGTAAAACAGGGTTCGCTGTTGTCAGGACTGACAGCTGCCTATCCTCCGCCTCCCTATCCGTCATTCAACAACAAATCATCAGTGGTCTATCGCAGCACTCCGTACTTACCTGGATCATCATTCTCCTCCAGCAATTCAAAGTACGCTTCCAACCTGAACTTGAGTGACACCAGTTCCAACTACCCCGTGCACGGTAATCTCAGTAGCCACTACGCCGCCAGCACGAGCTCTCTCTACAGCGGTGCCACTTGTTCGTCATCCGTTGGTAGCCACAGTCTGCGAAGAGAACCCTCTGTTCCAGCGAATCCTTACACTCACAACACTTTCTCGCGCACCAGAAGCGAtgaaaatattcttaaatgTTTTGAAGCACCGGCTGCCAGCAAACTTCAGTCATTGCCGCAGACCAAGCACAGACGTCTGCCTCCACCGCCACCACCACCTCCCTACGAAATCCAG aaTCTGGAGAAAAACCAACCGCTTCCTTCAGCATCATCAGCACCTTGTCCGCCAACGACAACAACGACGACAAGCATAGCTGATAACGAAGGCAGCAAAGAAGACGGAATGCTTGACATACGGACTCTTCGCGAGAAGAGCAGGAACCTGGACTTGCCACTGATATCGGCGCTTTGCAACGACCGTTATCTGCTCAAGCAAACCAAGGCTTTCGTACTGCCCAAGCATCCAGTAGAGAGTTCATCATCTTCATCAGCATCACTATCAGCAGCAGCAGCTTCATCATCATCCTCCTCCGCGATGACAACGACCCCAGCCACCGCTTCCTCCAGCGGTAAAAATTCAATAGGTCTCTCCCGGGATACAAACACAAGCTCGATTTCGAGCAGGAACAAATATCCTGTGAGCGGACTCTCGACTACACAGATAGCAAAACCACCGAGAAAATTATCAGCAAGTACACACCGACATCCTTCTGAAATAAAAGGCAATTCTTATATGATTAATTCACCGATCACTAAAGTATCCTCGTCCCCGGGTAAAAAAGACCCTACGAGGGCATCACACTcgtga